A region of Bifidobacterium adolescentis ATCC 15703 DNA encodes the following proteins:
- a CDS encoding amino acid permease, whose protein sequence is METRHLTMISLGGVIGTGLFLSSGYTIHQAGPLGAIIAYAIGSVLVYFIMLSLGELSVAMPYAGSFHLYAKRFIGPGTAFTIAVLYWLNWAVALASEFTAAGLLMQRWFPHSPAWIWSAAFIVVVFLLNILSVRLYGESEFWFASIKVFAIIAFIIIGLLAMFGAIPIAGYSHAPMFENFYSDGWLPNGVLPIFSTLLTVVFAFSGTEVVGVAAGETKDPSKAIPKAVHTTVLRLAIFFIGSIAVMAALIPWRKSGVDTSPFVLVFQSIGMPFAGDIMNFVVLTAVLSAANSGLYVCSRMVWSLAQEGMIPRKLAKTNFHGVPVFAVMFSMAGSLLALLSSVVAASTVYLALVAVSGLATLVVWASVSVCHLRFRHQWLAQGHTVGELKYRAPGYPFVPIVAIVMCVGALVLVICDPSQRSTLLYMIPFVALCYTGYYASVAWRTKRHGGQDDAQNALQSVPQDVSQPHREDGQED, encoded by the coding sequence ATGGAGACGCGCCACCTGACCATGATTTCGCTTGGTGGAGTCATCGGAACCGGACTGTTTTTAAGCTCCGGCTACACCATCCACCAAGCCGGTCCACTCGGTGCGATTATCGCCTATGCCATCGGTTCCGTACTGGTCTACTTCATCATGCTGAGTCTTGGCGAACTCTCTGTGGCCATGCCGTACGCCGGCAGCTTCCACCTGTATGCGAAGCGTTTCATCGGCCCCGGCACCGCGTTCACCATCGCCGTGCTCTACTGGCTGAATTGGGCGGTGGCGCTCGCCTCCGAATTCACCGCCGCGGGCCTGCTGATGCAACGCTGGTTCCCGCATTCGCCCGCATGGATCTGGTCGGCCGCGTTCATCGTGGTCGTGTTCCTGCTCAACATCCTGTCGGTGCGCCTGTACGGCGAATCGGAATTCTGGTTCGCGTCCATCAAGGTGTTCGCCATCATCGCGTTCATTATCATCGGCCTGCTCGCCATGTTCGGCGCGATTCCGATCGCCGGCTATAGCCATGCGCCGATGTTCGAGAACTTCTACAGCGACGGCTGGCTGCCCAACGGCGTGCTGCCGATCTTCTCCACGCTGCTGACGGTCGTGTTCGCCTTCTCCGGCACCGAAGTGGTCGGCGTCGCCGCCGGCGAGACGAAGGACCCGTCCAAGGCGATTCCGAAGGCCGTGCACACCACCGTGCTGCGTCTGGCGATCTTCTTCATCGGCTCGATCGCCGTCATGGCGGCGCTGATTCCGTGGCGCAAGTCGGGCGTCGACACCAGCCCGTTCGTGCTCGTGTTCCAGTCGATCGGCATGCCGTTCGCCGGCGACATCATGAATTTCGTGGTGCTGACGGCCGTGCTGTCCGCCGCGAATTCCGGCCTGTACGTGTGCTCGCGCATGGTGTGGTCGCTCGCGCAGGAGGGTATGATTCCGCGCAAGCTCGCCAAAACGAACTTCCACGGCGTGCCCGTTTTCGCGGTGATGTTCAGCATGGCCGGCTCGCTGCTGGCGCTGCTGTCCTCCGTGGTGGCCGCTTCGACCGTCTACCTCGCGCTGGTCGCGGTTTCCGGCCTGGCCACACTGGTGGTGTGGGCGTCGGTTTCCGTCTGCCACTTGCGATTCCGCCACCAATGGCTCGCGCAGGGGCATACGGTTGGCGAGCTCAAGTACCGCGCGCCTGGCTACCCGTTCGTGCCGATCGTCGCGATTGTGATGTGCGTCGGCGCGCTGGTTCTGGTGATTTGCGATCCGTCGCAGCGCTCCACGCTGCTGTACATGATTCCGTTCGTGGCGCTGTGCTACACGGGCTACTACGCGTCCGTGGCGTGGCGTACGAAACGGCATGGCGGGCAGGACGATGCTCAGAACGCCTTGCAAAGCGTTCCGCAGGACGTATCGCAACCCCATCGTGAGGATGGACAGGAAGACTGA
- a CDS encoding Rid family detoxifying hydrolase, with the protein MSEKLEAVATSEAPAALGAYSQAVKANGFVFVSGQLGIDPATGELAGESAGEQAAQALKNIKHILDTAGSGIENVVRATIYMKNVEDFHEVDDVYAKVFIGSVKPARVAFGGNNIPKGALVEIDAIAAL; encoded by the coding sequence ATGAGCGAAAAGCTGGAAGCAGTGGCCACCTCCGAAGCCCCGGCAGCACTCGGCGCCTACAGCCAGGCCGTGAAGGCCAACGGATTCGTGTTCGTCTCCGGCCAGTTGGGCATCGACCCGGCCACCGGCGAACTGGCCGGCGAGAGTGCGGGCGAGCAGGCCGCGCAGGCGCTGAAGAACATCAAGCACATCCTCGACACCGCCGGCTCTGGCATCGAGAATGTGGTCCGCGCCACCATCTACATGAAGAACGTCGAAGACTTCCACGAGGTCGACGACGTATACGCCAAGGTCTTCATCGGCTCCGTCAAGCCGGCCCGCGTGGCGTTCGGCGGCAACAACATCCCGAAGGGCGCGCTCGTCGAGATCGACGCCATCGCCGCGCTCTGA
- a CDS encoding tetratricopeptide repeat protein: MAEQQAFHPGVSLAGAVDLEALKHQVKAEPGQAGGAPAAGGYVIDTTENTFQAMVQTSATFPILLFLWVPTDDRLFAMARALGDAVNKLNGQIQLSRIDIASNPSIAQAFQIQGAPALFALIGGRPMPILQGLPSDEELQQITDVVVPKLIAAAQQAGVTGTAPYSGDPDSDAANSASAGSVQDQVPPEHQEAYMLAQQGDYAGAAAAYEKVLEADPNDTRAARERAKALLLARSANADVRVVRAAAADKPDDVDAQLAVADIDMIGGQIQDAFDRLLDFVAAGHKADIEPVRQRLLEYFTIPEPTDERLKRARRRLATLMY; encoded by the coding sequence ATGGCAGAGCAGCAAGCGTTCCATCCGGGTGTTTCATTGGCGGGAGCCGTTGATCTGGAAGCGCTCAAGCATCAGGTGAAGGCCGAGCCGGGGCAGGCGGGCGGCGCTCCGGCGGCTGGCGGATATGTCATCGACACCACGGAGAACACGTTCCAGGCCATGGTGCAGACCTCCGCCACGTTCCCGATTCTGCTGTTCCTGTGGGTGCCGACCGACGACCGTCTGTTCGCCATGGCACGCGCATTGGGTGACGCGGTGAACAAGCTCAACGGCCAGATCCAGCTGTCCCGCATCGACATCGCATCCAATCCCTCCATCGCACAGGCGTTCCAGATTCAGGGTGCGCCGGCGCTGTTCGCGTTGATCGGCGGCCGTCCGATGCCGATTCTGCAGGGCCTTCCGTCCGACGAGGAACTGCAGCAGATCACAGACGTGGTCGTGCCGAAGCTTATCGCCGCCGCACAGCAGGCCGGCGTGACCGGCACCGCTCCGTATTCGGGCGATCCGGATTCCGACGCGGCCAATTCCGCATCCGCCGGCAGTGTGCAGGATCAGGTGCCGCCGGAACATCAGGAAGCGTACATGCTGGCACAGCAGGGCGATTACGCCGGTGCCGCCGCCGCGTACGAGAAGGTTTTGGAAGCCGATCCGAACGATACGCGCGCCGCCCGCGAACGTGCGAAGGCGCTGCTGCTGGCCCGTTCCGCCAATGCGGACGTGCGCGTGGTGCGTGCCGCTGCCGCCGACAAGCCGGACGATGTGGACGCGCAGCTTGCCGTCGCCGACATCGACATGATCGGCGGGCAGATCCAGGACGCGTTCGACCGTCTGCTTGATTTCGTGGCGGCGGGCCACAAGGCCGACATCGAGCCGGTGCGCCAGCGTCTGCTCGAATACTTCACGATCCCCGAGCCGACCGACGAGCGTCTGAAGCGCGCACGTCGTCGCCTCGCCACCCTCATGTACTGA
- a CDS encoding FKBP-type peptidyl-prolyl cis-trans isomerase has protein sequence MRKSLLSKAVTAVCATVMCLGVTACGGNSSAKSDKSNSDSSSSSEKIGMHQIAGVTAKGELGKKPTVSFKTPMTVEDNSYVVLQKGDGAQIEDGDRVCSQGIAISVKDGSELASTWEKNTPDCSTVVTSDTSQMTENYYKIFKSLKLNSTVAFGVNDSNSSGTSYLMVLTLVSKSKDLKKATGEKVAGVPADLPKVTLAKDGKPSIDMNGYKGSDSLVSQDLIKGKGAVVKDTQSVVAHYTGWLLDGTQFDSSWDRGQSSAFSLDSVIKGWKQGLAGHTVGSQVLLVVPPSLGYGNKDQEKIPANSTLVFVVDILAAY, from the coding sequence ATGCGTAAATCACTTCTTTCCAAGGCCGTCACGGCAGTCTGCGCAACGGTCATGTGCTTGGGCGTCACTGCGTGCGGCGGTAATTCCAGCGCGAAATCCGACAAGTCGAACTCGGATTCTTCCTCATCTTCCGAAAAAATCGGCATGCACCAAATCGCCGGCGTGACCGCCAAGGGCGAGCTCGGCAAGAAGCCGACCGTCTCGTTCAAAACGCCGATGACGGTTGAGGACAACAGCTACGTGGTGCTGCAGAAGGGCGACGGAGCCCAGATCGAGGACGGCGACCGCGTCTGCTCGCAGGGCATCGCCATCAGCGTCAAGGATGGTTCCGAACTGGCCAGCACGTGGGAGAAGAACACCCCCGACTGCTCCACCGTAGTCACCTCGGATACCAGCCAGATGACCGAGAACTACTACAAGATCTTCAAGAGCCTCAAGCTCAATTCCACCGTGGCGTTCGGCGTGAACGACTCGAATTCCTCCGGCACCTCGTATCTCATGGTACTCACGCTGGTGTCCAAGTCGAAGGACCTGAAGAAGGCCACCGGCGAGAAGGTCGCGGGCGTTCCGGCCGACCTGCCGAAGGTAACGCTCGCCAAGGACGGCAAGCCGTCGATCGACATGAACGGCTATAAGGGTTCCGATTCCCTGGTTTCCCAGGACCTCATCAAGGGCAAGGGCGCTGTGGTCAAGGATACGCAGTCCGTGGTGGCGCACTACACCGGCTGGCTGCTGGACGGCACGCAGTTCGATTCCTCGTGGGACCGCGGACAGTCCTCCGCCTTCTCGCTTGACAGCGTGATCAAGGGCTGGAAGCAGGGTCTGGCAGGCCACACGGTCGGTTCCCAAGTGCTGCTGGTGGTGCCGCCGAGCCTCGGCTACGGAAACAAGGATCAGGAGAAGATTCCGGCGAATTCCACGCTGGTCTTCGTGGTCGACATTCTCGCCGCCTACTGA